The Pelobates fuscus isolate aPelFus1 chromosome 2, aPelFus1.pri, whole genome shotgun sequence genome has a segment encoding these proteins:
- the LOC134586514 gene encoding cytochrome P450 2C31-like isoform X1 yields the protein MREIRRLIYDFDYPADMPAIDPVSVLLLVAVVLFLLKFYYGRQGNGDKNFPPGPKPLPLIGNIHHLILKKQKPHKTFQEMAEKYGSIFTIHLGFEKIVILCGYETVKDALINHADEFSERPYLPLMEALAKGNGLIFSHGENAKVMRRFTLSTLRDFGMGKKSIEGKIIEECDLLVEEFRSNKGKPFDNSELMTAAVANIIVVLLLGQRFEFNSPILLKLMMLFQECLKIMSGPMALLYSAYPSVMRWIPGSHKTIFNYAEKTRDFFRESFIKYNEELDMNDQRNLIDAFLVKQKEEKSSAQKFFHNDNLLSLVNTLFGAGMETTSTTLRWGLLLMMKYPEIQKKVQDEIDRVIGSSQPQTEHRKEMPYTDAVIHEIQRFGDISPTGIPHATTQDITFRGYFLPKGTHIITLLTSVLHDKDYFEKPYDFYPQHFLDSEGNFVKNDAFLPFSAGRRSCAGETLARMELFLFFTRLLQKFTFQPPHGVEVDLTPSSAVTTSPLPYEMCAIPRN from the exons ATTATCCTGCAGACATGCCTGCCATTGATCCAGTATCCGTCCTTCTATTAGTTGCAGTGGTCCTATTTCTGCTTAAATTTTATTATGGTCGACAAGGAAATGGTGACAAGAATTTTCCTCCTGGACCGAAGCCTTTGCCATTAATTGGAAATATACACCATCTGATTTTGAAGAAACAGAAACCACATAAAACCTTTCAGGag ATGGCTGAGAAGTATGGCTCAATATTCACCATCCATTTGGGATTTGAGAAGATAGTTATACTGTGTGGCTATGAGACAGTGAAGGATGCTCTCATAAACCATGCAGATGAGTTTTCAGAGAGACCTTACTTACCACTGATGGAAGCTCTAGCTAAAGGAAATG GTCTGATTTTTTCTCATGGTGAAAATGCAAAAGTGATGAGAAGATTTACTCTTTCAACATTACGAGATTTCGGAATGGGAAAGAAATCAATAGAAGGCAAGATAATTGAAGAATGTGATTTATTAGTGGAAGAATTTCGATCCAACAAAG GAAAGCCATTTGACAACTCAGAATTGATGACTGCCGCAGTAGCCAATATTATAGTGGTTTTACTGCTTGGTCAACGCTTTGAATTCAACAGTCCCATTTTACTGAAACTCATGATGTTGTTTCAAGAATGTTTAAAGATTATGTCTGGTCCTATGGCTCTG CTTTACAGTGCTTATCCCTCTGTGATGCGCTGGATACCTGGAAGtcacaaaactatttttaattatGCAGAAAAAACAAGAGATTTTTTTAGAGAATCATTCATAAAATACAATGAGGAACTGGACATGAATGACCAAAGGAATCTAATTGATGCATTTCTTGTCAAGCAGAAGGAG GAAAAATCCAGCGCTCAAAAGTTTTTCCACAACGACAATTTATTAAGTCTCGTGAACACTTTGTTTGGAGCAGGAATGGAAACTACATCTACAACTCTTCGATGGGGCCTTTTGCTAATGATGAAATATCCAGAGATTCAAA AAAAAGTCCAAGATGAAATAGACAGAGTGATAGGATCTTCGCAGCCTCAGACCGAACACAGAAAGGAAATGCCATATACTGATGCTGTCATCCATGAAATCCAAAGATTTGGCGACATCTCACCGACTGGTATTCCCCATGCAACTACTCAAGATATTACGTTTAGAGGGTATTTTCTTCCCAAG ggGACCCACATCATCACACTCCTGACTTCAGTGTTGCATGATAAGGATTATTTTGAGAAGCCATACGACTTTTATCCCCAGCATTTTCTAGATTCTGAAGGAAATTTTGTGAAAAATGATGCATTCCTACCTTTTTCAGCTG GTCGAAGAAGTTGTGCTGGAGAGACTTTAGCGAGAATGGAGTTGTTCCTTTTCTTCACAAGACTTCTGCAGAAATTCACATTCCAACCACCTCATGGAGTAGAAGTTGACCTCACACCTAGCAGTGCGGTCACCACAAGCCCGTTACCCTATGAAATGTGTGCTATCCCTCGAAATTAG
- the LOC134586514 gene encoding cytochrome P450 2C31-like isoform X2 yields the protein MPAIDPVSVLLLVAVVLFLLKFYYGRQGNGDKNFPPGPKPLPLIGNIHHLILKKQKPHKTFQEMAEKYGSIFTIHLGFEKIVILCGYETVKDALINHADEFSERPYLPLMEALAKGNGLIFSHGENAKVMRRFTLSTLRDFGMGKKSIEGKIIEECDLLVEEFRSNKGKPFDNSELMTAAVANIIVVLLLGQRFEFNSPILLKLMMLFQECLKIMSGPMALLYSAYPSVMRWIPGSHKTIFNYAEKTRDFFRESFIKYNEELDMNDQRNLIDAFLVKQKEEKSSAQKFFHNDNLLSLVNTLFGAGMETTSTTLRWGLLLMMKYPEIQKKVQDEIDRVIGSSQPQTEHRKEMPYTDAVIHEIQRFGDISPTGIPHATTQDITFRGYFLPKGTHIITLLTSVLHDKDYFEKPYDFYPQHFLDSEGNFVKNDAFLPFSAGRRSCAGETLARMELFLFFTRLLQKFTFQPPHGVEVDLTPSSAVTTSPLPYEMCAIPRN from the exons ATGCCTGCCATTGATCCAGTATCCGTCCTTCTATTAGTTGCAGTGGTCCTATTTCTGCTTAAATTTTATTATGGTCGACAAGGAAATGGTGACAAGAATTTTCCTCCTGGACCGAAGCCTTTGCCATTAATTGGAAATATACACCATCTGATTTTGAAGAAACAGAAACCACATAAAACCTTTCAGGag ATGGCTGAGAAGTATGGCTCAATATTCACCATCCATTTGGGATTTGAGAAGATAGTTATACTGTGTGGCTATGAGACAGTGAAGGATGCTCTCATAAACCATGCAGATGAGTTTTCAGAGAGACCTTACTTACCACTGATGGAAGCTCTAGCTAAAGGAAATG GTCTGATTTTTTCTCATGGTGAAAATGCAAAAGTGATGAGAAGATTTACTCTTTCAACATTACGAGATTTCGGAATGGGAAAGAAATCAATAGAAGGCAAGATAATTGAAGAATGTGATTTATTAGTGGAAGAATTTCGATCCAACAAAG GAAAGCCATTTGACAACTCAGAATTGATGACTGCCGCAGTAGCCAATATTATAGTGGTTTTACTGCTTGGTCAACGCTTTGAATTCAACAGTCCCATTTTACTGAAACTCATGATGTTGTTTCAAGAATGTTTAAAGATTATGTCTGGTCCTATGGCTCTG CTTTACAGTGCTTATCCCTCTGTGATGCGCTGGATACCTGGAAGtcacaaaactatttttaattatGCAGAAAAAACAAGAGATTTTTTTAGAGAATCATTCATAAAATACAATGAGGAACTGGACATGAATGACCAAAGGAATCTAATTGATGCATTTCTTGTCAAGCAGAAGGAG GAAAAATCCAGCGCTCAAAAGTTTTTCCACAACGACAATTTATTAAGTCTCGTGAACACTTTGTTTGGAGCAGGAATGGAAACTACATCTACAACTCTTCGATGGGGCCTTTTGCTAATGATGAAATATCCAGAGATTCAAA AAAAAGTCCAAGATGAAATAGACAGAGTGATAGGATCTTCGCAGCCTCAGACCGAACACAGAAAGGAAATGCCATATACTGATGCTGTCATCCATGAAATCCAAAGATTTGGCGACATCTCACCGACTGGTATTCCCCATGCAACTACTCAAGATATTACGTTTAGAGGGTATTTTCTTCCCAAG ggGACCCACATCATCACACTCCTGACTTCAGTGTTGCATGATAAGGATTATTTTGAGAAGCCATACGACTTTTATCCCCAGCATTTTCTAGATTCTGAAGGAAATTTTGTGAAAAATGATGCATTCCTACCTTTTTCAGCTG GTCGAAGAAGTTGTGCTGGAGAGACTTTAGCGAGAATGGAGTTGTTCCTTTTCTTCACAAGACTTCTGCAGAAATTCACATTCCAACCACCTCATGGAGTAGAAGTTGACCTCACACCTAGCAGTGCGGTCACCACAAGCCCGTTACCCTATGAAATGTGTGCTATCCCTCGAAATTAG